Part of the Bacillus sp. N1-1 genome, GCCTCTTTCGCTCCCTGTCATTATGGCGGGCGTTCGAACGGCTACGGTATTAACGATCGGGGTAGCGACCTTAGCGACATTTGTCGGTGCAGGAGGATTAGGTGATATTATTTATCGAGGACTTACGTCAAATAAAGATGAGCTTGTTCTAGCTGGTGCATTACCAGCAACCATTCTTGCTCTTGGATTTGATTTAATTCTGAAGTTATTAGAAAACGCGGCAACTCCTAAAGGGGTTAAAGCAAAAAAATAAAGGGAGAGATTTGATTGAAGAGATTGACCGTGCTTTTACTGGGTGTTTTGATGGTTCTTGCTGCATGTGGGAGAGACAGCGGAAGTGAAGAAAGTGATCCAATCGTTATTTCCGGTAAGCCGTGGACAGAGCAATATATTTTACCTCATCTACTTGCAGAGTACATAAAAGCGAACAGTGACTATGAAGTGGAAGTAGATGCGGGTGTTGGTGAGGTAAATATTCTTCAACAGGCGCTAGTTGATGGTGACATTGATATGTATGTTGAATATACGGGTACTGGTCTTGAAGCGGTATTAAAGGAAAGTGCTGAATCCGATGAATCAGCTGATGAAATTTTTGAACGTGTGAAAAAAGGCTATAAAGATGAATATAACCTTGTATGGCTTGAGCCGCTTGGTTTTGAAAATGGTTATACTCTTGCAATGACTCAGGAAACGAACAAAGAGGTGAATGCTGAAACGTTTTCAGACATCATCCCAGCTTCAGATGATATGGTGTTTGGTGGACCACACACTTTTTATGAACGAGAAGATGGATACGATGCTTTAGTAGAAGCTTATGGCTTTAATTTTAAAGATGAAGTAAGTCTTGATCCTAACATTATGTATGATGCACTCAATGAGGGAGAAGTCGATGTTATCCCTGCCTTTACAACAGATGGACGAATTGCTCGGTTTGATCTTGCGACAACAAAAGATGATAAGCAATTTTTCCCACCATATTATGCTGCACCAATTATTCGCCAGGAAGTTCTTGATTCCCACCCGGACCTTGAGAAGGTTGTGAATGAATTTGCTGGAAGTATTTCAGAAGAAGAAATGTCTGAAATGAATGCAAAAGTTGATATGGACGGAGAAGAACCTGAAGATGTAGCGGTAGAATTCTTGAAAGACAAGGGATTGATCGAGTAATAAAAAGCGAGATGAGGAATTCCTCATCTCGCTTTTTTATTGATGTTATTCAGCTGGTTTTAAATCTTCAATAGAATCAGCTTCAACGTAAGATGGCACAACAAGTCCTGTTTTCGCACCTTCAAGGTTTGGTCCAAGACGGTCCATGTTGTCACCATACTCATCTAGAAGATCAGCGTGTGTAATTGGAAGCCATCCAGCTACCATTGCATCAGCATCACCTTCTGAAACAGCGATGAACATAGAAGCAGCATCAAGTTGAGTTAATTTAACTTCATAGCCTACGCTCTCAAGAACTTTCGCTACTACGTTTGTACTAGCGATTTCAGAATCCCATGCAACATATGCAAGAGAAATTTCTTCACCGTCTACTTCGTCAGCACCTTTAGTCCATTCTTCTACCATGTCAGAATGTTCGTCTACCCAGTTTTGTGCTGCTTCTTCAGGCTTAGCACCTTCTTGAATTTCTACCATTACGTCGCCCATATCTTCAGGCGCCCAGTTGAATTGATCAAGAATTTTATGTGCAGAAGGTTGATCTTCTTTTAATCCTTTACGCGCAAATGTTTCAATGTTTTCTTCTTCTCCATAAAGTCCTTTTGGATCTTCAAGGTATTTAAGATCGTATTTCGCGAACATCCAGTGTGGCGTCCAGCCAGTTACGATAATTGGCTCTTCGTCTTCAATGGCTTTCCCAAGTTCTGCGGCCATCGCTGCAGAAGAAGACTCGATTAATTCCCAACCTTTCAGGCTATCGTACTCTTCAAGTGCAGAAGTTGTAGCTTTCATAATTCCAGCACCAGGTTCAATTCCAACAATTTCATAATCTACTTCTTCGCCAACGTTAGAACCGCTTTCGCTAGAACCTTCGCTGCTGTCTCCGCTATTGTTTCCGCCGCAAGCAGCAAGAATCAATGTAAGTGACAAAAATAGTGCAAGTCCTGTTAACCCTTTTTTTAAGTTAAACATGTAATTCCCCCTTAGTTTTTTGATTTACCTATATTTTGAGAAATCCGGTCGAGCATAATCGCTAGAATAACGATGGCAAGACCAGCTTCAAAACCAATACCAACTTTAATTTGAGTTACTGCGCGATAAACATCTGCCCCAAGTCCTGGTGCACCTACTAGAGATGCAATAACAACCATAGAAAGGGAAAGCATAATGCTTTGGTTAATTCCCGCCATAATGGTAGGTGTTGCGAGTGGTAGTTGTACTTTAATTAATTTTTGTTTCGTTGTTGAACCAAACGCATTTGAAGCTTCGATTAAATCTTCAGGAACTTGACGAATACCTAGATTCGTTAAACGAATGGTAGGTGGCATTGCAAATATAACTGACGCGATAATGCCGGGAACCATACCAATTCCGAAAAATAAAATAGCTGGTATAAGATAAACGAATGCAGGCATTGTCTGCATGAAATCCAATATTGGTGTAATAATGCCTCTTACACGGTCACTTTGTGAGGCCCATATTCCAAGTGGAACACCAAGAATGATGGATATAATAACCGAAGTTAACACGAGCGCGAGTGTCTCAATTGTTGGGTCCCAATAACCTAAATTATCGATTAGTAATAGACCAAGTAACGTAAAGATGGCAACTGGCCATCGGCTTGACCACCAGGCAAGGAGCGTAAAGATTGCGATCAGTACAAGTGCTGGCGGGAAGCCTAAAATCGAAACAATTCCTTCCACAAACCAATCGATACCTGATGTGATGCCATCAAAAACGGGTTCAAGATTATCTGTAAGCATATCAACAAAGCTGTCTACCCAATCAGCTAATGGAATTTTAGGGAATAGTTGCATTTAGCTCACCTCACCTTTCGCTGATTCCGTCTCATTGCCGGCTAGTGCTCCGATGACCGCACCGCGTACAATGATGCCTTTAAACTTATCGTTTTCATCAATAACCGGAAGTGGGAGAGATGAGCTTGCCATTTTTACGAACATATCCGTTAATAATGTATCAGGTGCGACAGTTGGAAGGTCTGTAATGAGAATATCAGCAATTTCTTTCTTCGCTTCAATCGCTTTCGCTGCATCATCTGCAGTAATTACTCCAACTAATTTCTGCTTCTTATCCACGATATATAAGCTAGAAAGTTTTTGTTCACGCATAAGTTGAAGGGCTACACGTGGACCTCTATCTGCTCTTAGTGTTTCAGCTCGCTTCATAACATGAGAAGCTGTTAATACTTTTGAAAGGTCGACGTCTTCCACAAATCGTTCAACGTAGTCATTGGCAGGATTCGTCATAATTTCTTCTGGTGTCCCGATTTGAACAATAGAACCATCTTTCATTAATGCAATACGATCACCAATCCGTAAGGCTTCATCAAGGTCATGTGTAATAAAAACAATTGTTTTCTCCATAGACTCTTGAAGTTCAAGAAGTTCATCCTGCATATCTTTACGAATGAGTGGATCAAGCGCACTAAATGCTTCGTCCATCAAAAGAACATCGGGATCATTTGCAAGAGCGCGTGCAAGTCCGACTCGCTGTTGCATGCCACCACTTAGTTCTGACGGATAGCTTTTTTCATACCCTTTTAATCCAACAAGTTCGAGTGACTCCTGCGCTTTGCCAGAACGTTTCTCTTTACTAATGTTTTGTACCTCTAGTCCGTACTCTGTGTTTTCTAGTACTGTCTTATGAGGGAAAAGTGCGAAACGTTGGAATACCATACTAAGCTTTTTGCGTCTAACGTCACGAAGCTGTTCAGGTTTCATCCTGACGATATCTTCATCATCAATGAGAACCTGTCCTGAAGTAGGTTCAATTAATCGATTGAGAAGCCGAACAAGTGTAGATTTACCACTACCTGATAGCCCCATGATGACAAAGATTTCACCGGGATATACATCGAAACTAGCGCGGTTAACGCCAACCGTATTTCCGGTCTCTTTTAAAATTTCACTTTTTGATTTGCCCTGATCGAGTAGTTTTGTAGCTTGTTTGGGCGATTTGCCAAATATTTTGGTTACGTCTTTTACTGTAATTTTGGCTTTCTCCATAGTTTCACCTCTGCCTTTATTTCAAATAGTTAGCGGATAAAATTACAAAAATAACTGAAATATGTCGAAATTTACGATAATCAGTCATTTACTAGTCTTTTTTTACCGACCTATTAAGTATAGGGTTTAGGTACTTCATACTACAAATGGCGTGAGAGCTCAAAATCAGGTAATTCAGTACATACAGAAAAAACTGTACAAACTAAACGGGTAAATCCTTAAGTATCGTCTAAGATGCTAGTATATGCTACAAGGTTCACTAGTAAACTTTACAATTAACGGGGTTAACACTAAACTATGAAATGACAAACGATTGGAAAAGTAGGTGCATAGTTTGCAAGATAAACGAGTAGAGAATGCAAGAGAACGAGTGATTGAATCAATCTCTAAAAATATGGATATTTATAGCGTAACCCCTTCTGTGGGACGTTTATATGGCGCGATGTTTTTTGAAAAAGAGCCGATGACGCTTGATGAGATGAAAGATAAGCTTCAAATGAGTAAGACAAGTATGTCGACCGGAGTAAGGACATTAATCGACTTAAATATGGTGGATAAGGTGTGGAGAAAGGGGGAGCGTAAAGATCTTTACGAAGTGAAGTCAGATTGGTATCAAACCTTTACGGATTTCTTTTGTATCCATTGGCGAAAAGGAATTGAAATGAATCGGGATGCTTGCAAAGAGTCAATTGCCGAGCTAATGGAAGTGTTGGATGGCGATATTACGAATGAAGATAAGATAACGGCTGAAGCAGACTTAGATAAGATGTCTTACGCTCTAGGATACTACGAGTGGTTGAACAAAGTAGTAGATTTATTTGAATCACGGAAGATATTTGACGTGATAGATAAGGAAGAATAGCTGAGATAATTGGAAGCGTGTTCTTCTGACAGCGTTCATTAAGACTTGCGTAAAGGTACTGTGAACGATTGTGATGTTCACTTCATCCAAACAAAAACGTGCAGGAATTTCCTGCACGTTTTTATTATAGGATTTTACTTAAGAAAGCCTGAGTTCGCTCGTTTTGAGGATTAGAAAACAATTCGTTAGGAACGTTCTCTTCCACGATATAGCCGCCATCCATAAAGATAACGCGGTCGCCTACTTCTCGTGCAAACCCCATTTCATGAGTAACAACGACCATTGTCATTCCTTCTTTTGCAAGATCTTTCATTACTTCTAACACTTCGCCGATCATTTCAGGATCAAGGGCGGAAGTTGGTTCATCAAACAGCATGACGCTAGGTTCCATCGCAAGAGCTCTTGCAATCGCTACACGCTGTTTTTGTCCTCCTGAAAGTTCGCCAGGGTAATTATTGGCCTTATCTTCAAGACCGACCTTAGCAAGAAGTTCCTTTGCTTTCTTTGCCGAGTTTTGTTTGTTTTCCCCTTTTACTTTAATGGGGGCAAGTGTTACATTCTCAAGAACTGTTTTATGTGGAAAGAGATTAAAATGTTGAAAAACCATTCCGACGTCCTGACGAACTTTATTGATATTCGTTTTAGGATCAGCAATATTATGACCATTAACGATGACGCTACCGCCCGTTATTTCCTCTAATTTATTTAAACAGCGAAGAAAAGTGCTTTTACCTGAACCAGAAGGACCAACTACGCAAACAACCTCTTTTTCTTTCACATCTGTATTAATGTTCTTTAATACTTCTAACTCTCCGAACGATTTCTTAAGATCTTTCACCTGGATGATGCTCATTGTTGCAACTGTCTCCTCTCGTTCTACTTTCTTCCTTCATGTAGAAGGAGCTTTCGATAAAAACCATTATATCAATCCTTTGCTCAATTAGAAAAGAACTTACCCTTAATGAATGAGAAAACGTTTCATTTCTAGCAGTTGTACTGTGGCTGATATTCTTCTATAATATTTAGTGAAAACGTTTGCGCAGAAGTTTGACGGTACAAAGGAGGAAACTGCATGGCTCAACAGTGGTGGAAGGAAAGCGTTGTTTATCAAATTTATCCTAGGAGTTTTAATGACAGCAACGGGGATGGAATTGGTGATATTCGAGGAATTACAGAAAAACTCGATTATTTGAACGAATTAGGCATTGATGTGGTGTGGTTATCACCAGTTTATAAGTCGCCGAATGATGACAATGGTTACGACATTAGTGACTATCGAAATATTATGGATGAGTTCGGAACGATGGAAGACTGGGAAGAGATGTTAGAAGGAATGCATCAGCGAGGAATCCGTCTCGTGATGGACCTAGTCGTTAACCATTCTTCTGATGAACATGCGTGGTTTACTGAAGCGAGAAAATCAAAAGATAATCCGTTTCGTGATTATTATATTTGGCGAGAAGGTAGGGAAGACCAGCCTCCAAACAACTGGGGGTCTTTTTTCGGAGGTTCTGCGTGGGAGTATGATGAAGAGAGTGAAGAATATTTTCTGCATCTCTTTTCGAAAAAACAACCTGATCTTAATTGGGAAAACGAAAAGCTAAGAGATGAAGTATATGATCTGATGAAATTCTGGCTCGATAAAGGGGTCGATGGATTCAGAATGGATGTTATTAATTTGATTTCCAAAACGCCTGGATTACCAGGTGCCGAAGTAACGGATGATGCTCCTTATCAGTGGGGAGGAGATTACTTCGTAAATGGGCCGAAATTCGTGGAATACATGAACGAAATGAACGAAAAGGTTTTATCAAAATACAATGCGATGACGGTTGGCGAAATGCCAATGGCCACGCCTGAAGATGGTAAAAACTACACGAATGAAGATAGTGGTATTGTGAATATGCTGTTCCAGTTTGAACACATGGATGTAACAAGTGGACCTGGAGGTAAATGGGACCAACAGCCCTGGAAACTAACAGATTTAAAACGGATTATTTCAAAATGGCAAACTGAGCTTCACGGTACTGGATGGAATAGTTTATATATGGAGAATCATGATCAGCCTCGTTCAGTTTCTGTATTTGGAGATGATCAGGAATATCGTGTAGAATCAGCCAAGATGCTGGCTGCATGGCTTCATTTTCTCCAAGGAACGCCATATATTTATCAAGGACAAGAGCTCGGGATGACGAATGTCTACTTTGATGATATTAAGGATTACGAGGACATTGAAACGCTTAATATGTATACCGAAGAAGTTGTTGAAAAAGGAGCAAATCCAGAAGAAGTACTTGACGCTATCCATAAAAAAGGCCGTGATAATGCACGGACGCCTATGCAGTGGACTGATGAAAGTAACGCGGGATTTACTACAGGCACTCCATGGTTAAAAGTGAATGGAAATTATCACGAAATTAATGCGAGAAAGGCGTTAAGTGACGAAGATTCTATTTTTTACTTTTATAAAAACTTAATTCGCCTTCGAAAAGAGCTTCCTGCACTTATACATGGAAATTATCAGCTGCTTTTAGAAGAGGATGAGAATTTATATGTGTACACAAGAAGTTATCAGGGGACAACGTTGTTTATTGCTGCTAACTTCTCGAAAGAAACGTGTAAACTGAATCTTCCAGAAACGTTAAAAGGTGGAAAACTACTCGTCCATAACTATCACGATGTGGCGAATCAGTTGCTAATTGAGTCGAACATGCGCCCTTATGAAGTGAAAGTGTATATGCTATAAGTTTAAGCGCGGGCACAGCCTGCGCTTTCTTTCATTTGGGTTTTACTTTATCTTTTTTTAAAGGATTGAATTCTTTATTTCGAGGGAAGATAATTTTGAGAAAAAGAATTTTCTTGAAAAGTATTCGGTTTCCTTTTTCTTTTTGTTTCACTCATGTATAATAACAGATGTACATTTGTTCATTAGGGATTTTACTAAATTTCAATATAAAAAAGGAGTGTATACATATGACAACGACTCAAATGGATTCACTTGCTGTAAATACGATTCGTACACTAGCAATCGATGCAGTTGAAAAAGCAAACTCAGGTCACCCAGGAATGCCGATGGGGGCTGCACCAATGGCTTACACGCTATGGAGTCAGTTCATGAATCACAATCCATCTAACCCGGATTGGTTTAACCGCGACCGTTTTGTTCTTTCAGCAGGACATGGTTCAGCTCTACTATATAGCATGCTTCACTTGTTTGGATATGACGTAACAATGGAAGATTTAAAATCATTCCGCCAGTGGGGAAGCAATACTCCAGGACACCCAGAATTTGGTGAGACTCCAGGAGTAGACGCAACAACTGGACCACTAGGCCAGGGACTTGCGATGGCAACTGGTATGGCAATGGCTGAACGTCATTTAGCTGCAACGTATAACCGAGATAACTTTAATGTCATTGATCATTATACGTACAGCATTTGTGGTGATGGTGACTTGATGGAGGGTGTTTCTTCAGAATCTGCCTCTCTAGCTGCCCACTTAAAGCTTGGCCGTCTTATTGTGATGTATGATTCAAATGACATTTCTCTTGACGGTGATCTTGATCAGTCCTTCTCAGAAAACGTTCAACAACGTTATGAAGCATACGGCTGGCAAGTGATTCGTGTTGAAGATGGAAATGACATGGATGCTATTGCGGACGCTCTTAAACAAGCGAAAAGCAATACAGAGCAACCAACACTAATTGAAGTGAAAACAACAATTGGGTATGGTTCACCAAACAAAGGTGGCAAAAATACTTCTCATGGTGCTCCGCTTGGTAAAGATGAAATTCAGCTAGTGAAAGAAAACTATAAGTGGACTTTCGAAGAAGATTTCTATATTCCTGAAGAAGTGAAAGGCCAATTTGCAGATGTTAAAGAAGCTGGAAGCAAGAAAGAACAGGAATGGAATGAACTTTTCAAAAAATATGAAGCGGAATATCCTGAGCTTGCGAAGCAACTAATTGCAGCTCTAAATAACGAACTTCCTGAAGGATGGGATAGCGAAGTTCCTACTTATGATAGAGGAACAAGCACAGCATCTCGTGCTGCATCTGGAGAAGTTCTTAATGCTCTTGCTAAAAATAACCCGCAAATTTTCGGTGGATCAGCGGACCTTGCGTCTTCTAACAAAACAATGTTAAAAGATGAGCAGGACTTCTCACCAGCAGATTATAGCGGCCGTAATATTTGGTTCGGCGTACGTGAATTTGGAATGGCTGCAGCAATGAACGGAATTGCCCTTCATAAAGGTCTTCGTATCTTTGGAGCGACGTTCTTCGTATTCTCTGACTACCTTCGTCCTGCACTTCGTCTATCAGCATTGATGGGTGTACCTGTAACATACGTATTCACTCATGATAGCGTAGCAGTAGGAGAAGATGGTCCGACTCACGAACCTGTTGAGCAACTCGCTTCACTTCGAGCGATGCCAGGTCTTTCAGTTATCCGCCCAGCGGATGGAAATGAAACTGCTGCAGCATGGAAGTTGTCTGTTGAAGCAACGGATCACCCAACAGCTCTAGTGCTTTCTCGTCAAAACCTTCCAGTTGTGACAGATTCACAGGAACAAGCTTACGAAGGCGTTAAACGCGGTGCGTATGTAGTTGCTGGTGGCGAGAATGCGGAAGCCATTCTTCTTGCGTCTGGATCTGAAGTTGGTTTAGCAGTAGAAGCGCAAGAACTTCTTTCTAAAGAAGGCATTTCAGCTTCTGTTGTCAGCATGCCAAGCTGGGATCGTTTTGAAAAGCAATCAGCTGATTATAAGCAAAGCGTTCTTCCAGACAACGTAACGGCTCGTCTTGGTATTGAAATGGGCGTATCATTTGGCTGGGATAAGTATGTTGGCCAAAAGGGTGATATTCTTGCGATTGACCGCTTTGGAGCATCTGCGCCTGGCGACACTGTTATTAAGGAATTTGGCTTTACTGCAGAAAATGTTGTCAATAAAGTTAAAGCAATGCTCTCCAAATAAGATAATCGTATCTTAAGATGAAGAGCGGAAGGCTTTCAGAAGGCGAAAATGGTCTTTCTGGAAGCCTTTTTCTTAACTAAAGATCATTAAATATTTGAATACACAGGTGTTGCTATGGATAAAGATAAACTGACAAAGGTAGTCGAAGCTGCCCGCTTATACTATCAATTAGACTATAGTCAACAGGAGATCGCAAAAAAATTAGCGGTTTCAAGACCGACTGTTTCTCGTTTATTAAAGCAAGCGAAAGCAGAAGGCGTTGTTGAAATTAAAATTCATGATCCATCACAAGATGTTCATATGCTTTCATCAGAACTTGCTGATTCGTTTGGACTATTAGAAACGAGAGTTGCCATTGTTCCCCAATTTGAGGATGATCTTGTCAAAAAACATATCGGTAAAATTGCAGCTGATTATTTAAATACAGCTATACAAGACAATGATTTGATTGGTGTTTCATGGGGAACCACTCTGAATGAGATCGGTAAGAACCTTCGTCACAAGTTACTGAAAAACGTTTCAGTTGTTCAATTAAATGGCGGCATTAGTTATTCAGAAACAAATACTTATGCTTATGAAGTGATTCAAATGCTTGGGCGTGCATTTCACGCTACGAGCCATTTCTTGCCTGTTCCTGCCATTGTTGATCATCTTCTTGTAAAGCAAACGATGGAAGAAGATAGGCATATTCGTCGTGTTCTTGACATGGGTCGGAATGCGAATATTGCCTTATTTAGTGTTGGAATTCCAACAAATGACTCGGTTATTGTACAGGCAGATTATGTATCAAAAGAAGAGCTTGAAGTAATTCATACGAAATCTGTTGGTGAAATTTGTTCGAGATTTTTTGACGAGAAAGGGAAGCTCATTCATAAGGAATTAAATGAACGGACAATTGGAATTGACCTACAAGAGCTTTCTGCAAAAGAAAAGTCGATATTGGCGGCTGGTGGTCCTAAGAAAGTTGAAGCGATATATGGGGCGTTAGAAGGTGGCTATGCCAATGTTCTTATAACGGATCACTTTACGGCTCGCGCTTTATTAGAGAAGAAAAAGCAGGAGAGGGATAAACGATGAAAATGACTGTATTAGGTCCGTGGGGCGGTTACCCTAAAGCTGGAGAAGCGAGTGCAGGATATCTTTTCGAGAGTGAAGGCTATAATTTGTTGATTGATTGTGGAAGTGGTGTATTGGCACAACTTCAATATCACCTTTCTGTCGAAGAACTAGATAGTGTCATCATTAGTCACTACCATCCAGATCATATTGCGGATGTAGGGGTTCTTTATCACAGTCGCTTGATTCAATCCAAAACAAAATCTGAATTACCTGTGCTACCGATCTATGGTCATTCACATGATGAAGCAGGCTTTAGCAGTTTGGATCATAAGCCTTATACCGAAGCGAGGTCTTACACCGAAGAAGATCGTTTGGAGC contains:
- a CDS encoding alpha-glucosidase, with protein sequence MAQQWWKESVVYQIYPRSFNDSNGDGIGDIRGITEKLDYLNELGIDVVWLSPVYKSPNDDNGYDISDYRNIMDEFGTMEDWEEMLEGMHQRGIRLVMDLVVNHSSDEHAWFTEARKSKDNPFRDYYIWREGREDQPPNNWGSFFGGSAWEYDEESEEYFLHLFSKKQPDLNWENEKLRDEVYDLMKFWLDKGVDGFRMDVINLISKTPGLPGAEVTDDAPYQWGGDYFVNGPKFVEYMNEMNEKVLSKYNAMTVGEMPMATPEDGKNYTNEDSGIVNMLFQFEHMDVTSGPGGKWDQQPWKLTDLKRIISKWQTELHGTGWNSLYMENHDQPRSVSVFGDDQEYRVESAKMLAAWLHFLQGTPYIYQGQELGMTNVYFDDIKDYEDIETLNMYTEEVVEKGANPEEVLDAIHKKGRDNARTPMQWTDESNAGFTTGTPWLKVNGNYHEINARKALSDEDSIFYFYKNLIRLRKELPALIHGNYQLLLEEDENLYVYTRSYQGTTLFIAANFSKETCKLNLPETLKGGKLLVHNYHDVANQLLIESNMRPYEVKVYML
- a CDS encoding sugar-binding transcriptional regulator, which produces MDKDKLTKVVEAARLYYQLDYSQQEIAKKLAVSRPTVSRLLKQAKAEGVVEIKIHDPSQDVHMLSSELADSFGLLETRVAIVPQFEDDLVKKHIGKIAADYLNTAIQDNDLIGVSWGTTLNEIGKNLRHKLLKNVSVVQLNGGISYSETNTYAYEVIQMLGRAFHATSHFLPVPAIVDHLLVKQTMEEDRHIRRVLDMGRNANIALFSVGIPTNDSVIVQADYVSKEELEVIHTKSVGEICSRFFDEKGKLIHKELNERTIGIDLQELSAKEKSILAAGGPKKVEAIYGALEGGYANVLITDHFTARALLEKKKQERDKR
- the proV gene encoding glycine betaine/L-proline ABC transporter ATP-binding protein ProV; this translates as MEKAKITVKDVTKIFGKSPKQATKLLDQGKSKSEILKETGNTVGVNRASFDVYPGEIFVIMGLSGSGKSTLVRLLNRLIEPTSGQVLIDDEDIVRMKPEQLRDVRRKKLSMVFQRFALFPHKTVLENTEYGLEVQNISKEKRSGKAQESLELVGLKGYEKSYPSELSGGMQQRVGLARALANDPDVLLMDEAFSALDPLIRKDMQDELLELQESMEKTIVFITHDLDEALRIGDRIALMKDGSIVQIGTPEEIMTNPANDYVERFVEDVDLSKVLTASHVMKRAETLRADRGPRVALQLMREQKLSSLYIVDKKQKLVGVITADDAAKAIEAKKEIADILITDLPTVAPDTLLTDMFVKMASSSLPLPVIDENDKFKGIIVRGAVIGALAGNETESAKGEVS
- a CDS encoding glycine betaine ABC transporter substrate-binding protein, which encodes MFNLKKGLTGLALFLSLTLILAACGGNNSGDSSEGSSESGSNVGEEVDYEIVGIEPGAGIMKATTSALEEYDSLKGWELIESSSAAMAAELGKAIEDEEPIIVTGWTPHWMFAKYDLKYLEDPKGLYGEEENIETFARKGLKEDQPSAHKILDQFNWAPEDMGDVMVEIQEGAKPEEAAQNWVDEHSDMVEEWTKGADEVDGEEISLAYVAWDSEIASTNVVAKVLESVGYEVKLTQLDAASMFIAVSEGDADAMVAGWLPITHADLLDEYGDNMDRLGPNLEGAKTGLVVPSYVEADSIEDLKPAE
- the choW gene encoding choline ABC transporter permease subunit produces the protein MQLFPKIPLADWVDSFVDMLTDNLEPVFDGITSGIDWFVEGIVSILGFPPALVLIAIFTLLAWWSSRWPVAIFTLLGLLLIDNLGYWDPTIETLALVLTSVIISIILGVPLGIWASQSDRVRGIITPILDFMQTMPAFVYLIPAILFFGIGMVPGIIASVIFAMPPTIRLTNLGIRQVPEDLIEASNAFGSTTKQKLIKVQLPLATPTIMAGINQSIMLSLSMVVIASLVGAPGLGADVYRAVTQIKVGIGFEAGLAIVILAIMLDRISQNIGKSKN
- a CDS encoding GbsR/MarR family transcriptional regulator, whose amino-acid sequence is MHSLQDKRVENARERVIESISKNMDIYSVTPSVGRLYGAMFFEKEPMTLDEMKDKLQMSKTSMSTGVRTLIDLNMVDKVWRKGERKDLYEVKSDWYQTFTDFFCIHWRKGIEMNRDACKESIAELMEVLDGDITNEDKITAEADLDKMSYALGYYEWLNKVVDLFESRKIFDVIDKEE
- a CDS encoding glycine betaine ABC transporter substrate-binding protein; this encodes MKRLTVLLLGVLMVLAACGRDSGSEESDPIVISGKPWTEQYILPHLLAEYIKANSDYEVEVDAGVGEVNILQQALVDGDIDMYVEYTGTGLEAVLKESAESDESADEIFERVKKGYKDEYNLVWLEPLGFENGYTLAMTQETNKEVNAETFSDIIPASDDMVFGGPHTFYEREDGYDALVEAYGFNFKDEVSLDPNIMYDALNEGEVDVIPAFTTDGRIARFDLATTKDDKQFFPPYYAAPIIRQEVLDSHPDLEKVVNEFAGSISEEEMSEMNAKVDMDGEEPEDVAVEFLKDKGLIE
- the tkt gene encoding transketolase; translated protein: MTTTQMDSLAVNTIRTLAIDAVEKANSGHPGMPMGAAPMAYTLWSQFMNHNPSNPDWFNRDRFVLSAGHGSALLYSMLHLFGYDVTMEDLKSFRQWGSNTPGHPEFGETPGVDATTGPLGQGLAMATGMAMAERHLAATYNRDNFNVIDHYTYSICGDGDLMEGVSSESASLAAHLKLGRLIVMYDSNDISLDGDLDQSFSENVQQRYEAYGWQVIRVEDGNDMDAIADALKQAKSNTEQPTLIEVKTTIGYGSPNKGGKNTSHGAPLGKDEIQLVKENYKWTFEEDFYIPEEVKGQFADVKEAGSKKEQEWNELFKKYEAEYPELAKQLIAALNNELPEGWDSEVPTYDRGTSTASRAASGEVLNALAKNNPQIFGGSADLASSNKTMLKDEQDFSPADYSGRNIWFGVREFGMAAAMNGIALHKGLRIFGATFFVFSDYLRPALRLSALMGVPVTYVFTHDSVAVGEDGPTHEPVEQLASLRAMPGLSVIRPADGNETAAAWKLSVEATDHPTALVLSRQNLPVVTDSQEQAYEGVKRGAYVVAGGENAEAILLASGSEVGLAVEAQELLSKEGISASVVSMPSWDRFEKQSADYKQSVLPDNVTARLGIEMGVSFGWDKYVGQKGDILAIDRFGASAPGDTVIKEFGFTAENVVNKVKAMLSK
- a CDS encoding amino acid ABC transporter ATP-binding protein — encoded protein: MSIIQVKDLKKSFGELEVLKNINTDVKEKEVVCVVGPSGSGKSTFLRCLNKLEEITGGSVIVNGHNIADPKTNINKVRQDVGMVFQHFNLFPHKTVLENVTLAPIKVKGENKQNSAKKAKELLAKVGLEDKANNYPGELSGGQKQRVAIARALAMEPSVMLFDEPTSALDPEMIGEVLEVMKDLAKEGMTMVVVTHEMGFAREVGDRVIFMDGGYIVEENVPNELFSNPQNERTQAFLSKIL